AAATCGTCCCTTATCAGAAGAACGAGCCCCATCAATGCTTATGGACAGACGAGAATCGCTGAAACATAGAAACCGATGCGAAAGCAATTCTCGAAAATAGAGGAGAAATCTCATGAAAACAGTGGAGTTTTCTACACTCACTGGACATACAAGGTCTGTTCGTTCTGTCGTGTTTTCTCCAGCTGGTTCTACGCTTGTGAGTGCAAGTTTGGACTGCACTATAAAACTGTGGGATCCAAAGCTTCTAATATCTTTTTTCAAACTGGCGTTTAAATAAATAATACTGAGAAGGATCTATGAGAATTGATTTGGACTTTCAGGTCGTCTGTGTGTTTGTTGTGATTTTTTTTCTCGTTCAACTCTCAGGCGACGTACTGGCTGAACCCCAAGAAGAATCAACACATAGGAGCGCGACCGCTATCCGTATTAAAGGCAAACCGCCGAAGTTAGATGGTGTTTTAGATGACGATATCTGGAAGACCGCGCCTCTCCACGAAGGCTTCCGTCAACGCGATCCGGATGAAGGAGAACCCGCATCCGAACGCACTACCTTCCAAATCGCTTACGATGATGAGGCACTCTATTTTGGCATCGTATGTTATGACAGTGAACCTGATAAAATCGCTGCCCAATTAGTCAGGCGAGACAATGTATTTGTTGATTCGGATAAAATCAACATTAACCTTGATCCGCACTATAACCAACAGAGTGCCTATTGGTTTACAGTTCATCCTTCTGGGTCTGTAACAGATGGTATCATTTCGGATAACAAGCAGCCCGACAGGACATGGGATGGGGTGTGGGATGCTAAGACCCGGATTCACGCAGATGGCTGGACGGTGGAGTATAAAATTCCGTTTCATCTGTTGCACTTCTCCCCAAAAGATGAATATGTTTGGGGACTCCAAGTCAATCGGACTATCAGCAGAAAAAAAGAGGAGTCCCATTGGCGTTTGATTAGGAAGGATGAACCAGGATGGGTATCGCGCTTGGGTGACCTGACCGGCATTAAAAATATCCATCCCTCTCGGCATTTAGAGTTTGTGCCTTACGCCATGGGACGCACAACCTTTGATAAAGGCACCAATTTATGGGGTAATATTGGCACCGATATCCAATATGGGATTACCACTGGAACGACTCTCAATGCCACAATCAACCCCGATTTTGGGCAGGTGGAGGCAGACCCGGCAAGTCTAAATCTCTCGGCGTATGAGGAATTTTTTGAAGAACGTCGTCCGTTTTTTGTCAAGGGCGCATCCATTTTTCAAACCGACGACTACCGCTTCTTTTACTCCCGACGCATCGGACGCAAGCCACGGTATTTTGACATCCCCGCTGATGCAGAGGAATTAAGCCGCCCTGAATCCACAACCATTCTTGGTGCCACCAAAATCGTGGGTAGAACCCAACGCAACACCACTTTCGGCATCATGCAGGCCCTCACCGCACGCGAATATGCCCAGATCAGGCAAGACGGAAACAACCGTGAGCATCTCATTGAACCTTTAACGAACTATTTTGTGGGTCGAATCAATCAGGATGTGCTTGGAGGGAATTCCCGCGTCGGATTCCTAACCACGGCTGTCAACCGCCAAGATGCCAACGCCGCGTATGTGGGTGGACTCGATTGGGATTTGAAGTTTTCAAAGGAACGATACCAAATAGGCGGCACTGTTGCCGGGAGCCAGGTAGAGAGCTTTGATACAGCAAAGTATCAAAAGCCCCTTTCGCACAAAGTAGGATACCTCGCCCACCTTGAATTTAAAAAACGCGGCGGATGGTTAAGGTTTGATACCGATTTTAGGGCACTCTCCCCTGATTTTGAGATGAACGACCTCGGCTACCGACAACGTAGTGACATCATAGAATGGAATTACGACCTTACCATACGCAAAGAGCAACCGTTTAGTATCTTTCGCTATATGCGATTTGGACTTTATGGCTGGCGAACTTGGAATTATGACAGGGTAAATATCAATAGTTACTCGGAAATATGGACAATCGGTCGC
The nucleotide sequence above comes from Candidatus Poribacteria bacterium. Encoded proteins:
- a CDS encoding DUF5916 domain-containing protein; the encoded protein is MRIDLDFQVVCVFVVIFFLVQLSGDVLAEPQEESTHRSATAIRIKGKPPKLDGVLDDDIWKTAPLHEGFRQRDPDEGEPASERTTFQIAYDDEALYFGIVCYDSEPDKIAAQLVRRDNVFVDSDKININLDPHYNQQSAYWFTVHPSGSVTDGIISDNKQPDRTWDGVWDAKTRIHADGWTVEYKIPFHLLHFSPKDEYVWGLQVNRTISRKKEESHWRLIRKDEPGWVSRLGDLTGIKNIHPSRHLEFVPYAMGRTTFDKGTNLWGNIGTDIQYGITTGTTLNATINPDFGQVEADPASLNLSAYEEFFEERRPFFVKGASIFQTDDYRFFYSRRIGRKPRYFDIPADAEELSRPESTTILGATKIVGRTQRNTTFGIMQALTAREYAQIRQDGNNREHLIEPLTNYFVGRINQDVLGGNSRVGFLTTAVNRQDANAAYVGGLDWDLKFSKERYQIGGTVAGSQVESFDTAKYQKPLSHKVGYLAHLEFKKRGGWLRFDTDFRALSPDFEMNDLGYRQRSDIIEWNYDLTIRKEQPFSIFRYMRFGLYGWRTWNYDRVNINSYSEIWTIGRLKNYWNYDLWVGRNLESFSDEDVWRGGTLIKNPPGWWVYTRLATDSRKMVHLELNPIFSWDDDKRSYAYDVRLRLRIRVASNIEITLGPRYNYQVRDAQWVQQVEKNLKKHYIYGELKSRTLDFTTRA
- a CDS encoding WD40 repeat domain-containing protein, which translates into the protein MKTVEFSTLTGHTRSVRSVVFSPAGSTLVSASLDCTIKLWDPKLLISFFKLAFK